One genomic region from Gammaproteobacteria bacterium encodes:
- a CDS encoding GXGXG motif-containing protein: MGSVTTSHDMGLHEEQLAGRTQQRFFSATEEENFTYPWAYEVDFEKVAEFDAAEMEISEINIKIRDLMKSGVGTITVKNPRAKHSLGVGILNRLNLNFEGSLGYFGCGLIDGPNIRISGRVGWSCAENMMAGKVVIEKNAGSLFGAAIRGGDLVCRGQAGARVGIDQKGGTIIVGDSVGAFTGFMMQRGRMIILGDAGDNLGDSMYDGTIYVGGKIASLGVDCVETELTDLDKRYLEGKLSQYDMSAPNGVDSMIKLTSGKQLWNYDNLEPTEKKLVL, translated from the coding sequence ATGGGCAGCGTAACAACATCCCATGACATGGGGCTGCACGAGGAGCAGCTCGCGGGTCGTACTCAGCAGCGGTTTTTCTCGGCCACAGAGGAAGAGAATTTTACCTATCCATGGGCTTACGAAGTTGATTTCGAGAAAGTAGCCGAATTTGACGCCGCGGAAATGGAAATTTCGGAGATCAACATCAAGATTCGTGATTTGATGAAGTCCGGGGTTGGTACGATTACGGTGAAAAATCCGCGCGCCAAGCACTCGCTCGGTGTCGGAATCCTGAATCGTCTGAATCTGAACTTCGAAGGTAGCCTCGGCTACTTTGGTTGTGGATTGATCGATGGCCCCAATATCCGTATTAGTGGTCGTGTGGGCTGGTCATGCGCAGAAAACATGATGGCGGGTAAGGTGGTCATCGAAAAGAATGCGGGTTCTTTGTTCGGCGCCGCGATTCGCGGTGGTGACCTTGTCTGTAGGGGACAGGCAGGCGCGCGCGTCGGCATAGATCAAAAGGGCGGAACCATTATCGTCGGTGACAGTGTCGGTGCCTTTACCGGTTTCATGATGCAGCGCGGCCGCATGATTATCCTCGGCGATGCCGGCGATAACCTCGGTGATTCGATGTACGACGGCACGATTTACGTTGGTGGCAAGATCGCGAGCCTTGGCGTCGACTGTGTCGAAACCGAATTGACCGATCTCGACAAGCGTTATCTCGAAGGCAAGTTATCGCAATACGACATGTCGGCTCCCAACGGTGTCGACAGCATGATCAAGCTGACATCCGGCAAGCAATTGTGGAATTACGACAACCTCGAACCAACGGAAAAGAAACTGGTGCTTTAG